AGTGGATGGATGGCGAGGTGAAGCTGAGCACAGACAGgcggatggatggacggacggagATAAGGtcagatgggtggatggatgagaGAGCTGAGGATGAATGGATGGTTGGACGGACAGGGCTGAgaatgggtgggtgagtggaTGGACAGAGGAACAGATGGATCTGAGGATGGCTGGATGGGGCAGGCGATAAACaagtggatggatggacagatggacagaGCTGAGGACAGACGGATGCACAGAGCTGATGGTGGATGGATGGAAAGTGCTGAGGACAGACGGGTCTCGGGCTGGGTAGAGCGATTGAGCGCTAGATGATAGACACACAGACTCTGCTGCGGGAAGGCCAGGGGGACGGACAGATGGATGCAGCCAGCCCCCCATGACAGCAGCGCAGTCCCTGACATGTGTCCGTCATGTGGCTCATTCTCCCTTTAGGTCTCGGGGTTCAGCAGCTGCCCCCCACGGCGAGCATCCCAGCCGGGGGCAGCGTCACCCTGAGCTGCACCTTCCACAGCCGCAACCAGACCGGGACAAAAGTCACCTGGGTCCGGGGCTCCCCGGAGGCCGTCATGCTGGATCCCGCCCACCCCTTCTACCAGGGGCGGCTGGCCCAGAGCCAGCGGGACCAGCAGGGCCGGGCGGAGGCCACGGTGACCCTGTCGGAGCTGATGGAGAGGGACTCAGATCTCTACCACTGCTACATCACCCACCTGCAGAGCGAGCAGGAGAAGGGCACCGGGACCACCCTGACTGTGATGGGCAGAGGTGACTTGGGGACCGTGGGAATCGGGGCCTTTCCCTCTAGGGGGCATCGGCtccgatccggccccagggcatggactggctggctcagggggacggggaatggggcacggggaatggggcacggggcctgtcccctctaggggccATTGGTCCAGGAATCTCCTCACCCCTCGTTTCTATTGTCTAGGGGCTCCAGGGGGACGTGAGCTCTGTCGGGACTCGGGGCCCCTCTTTTACCGAGCCGTCATCTCCCTGTCGCTCGTCGTTCTCTTCTCCCTGGGAATCACCCTCAGCCTGCGGCCTTGGAACGGTACCGGCTCCGCACGGGTTCcgccttcacttcctgtcccaaatggTTACATGGCATCATTACGCGTGCTggtaaccagcccctgccccaccccagagccagctgcttccCAGCACTGTGTGAGTGATGCCCATGTAACCAGctcgtgccccaccccagagccagctgcttccCAGCACTGTGTGAGGGATCCCCATGTAACCAGCtagtgccccaccccagagccagctacttctcagcaccaggcaaggagtccctgtataaccagcccccacgttctaccccagaggtggctgcattccatcCCCGGTGGAATCAGTGTCTCTCTGGTATTTATAGGGCTCCATCCCCGTAGCGTTTCCCCCCAGCGTGTTCGGTGACGCTCTCGTTCTGTTTCCCAGGTGTCCTCGTGGATCCCGCGGTGAGTGCTGGCTCCAAGCCGCGCCCGGCACCGGGGCAGGTGTCTCTGATTTGGCCGCTCATGGGGCCGGTCACTGGCAGGATTCACCCAGTTCTTGGTTCAGAAGCCGTTAGACTTCGCTGGACTCTGAGCCGCctgcctggggctcctgctgggccggGGCATCTCCGCTCTCCTCTGCTTCTGTCTGTGGGTCGTTCGGCCCAGGGAACCGAGCGAAGGGGCCGTGCAGCAGCAATGGGAGCGTTGGAGCTTTGTCGCCCCCTAGTGGCCGCTGCCGTTACAGTTCTCCTTGGTACAGGAAATGGCCTGTGGCTCTGGGCATCGGGCTCCGGGGTGTGGGTGGGTCCGGGGAGGGGAATGTGCAccctgcagggctgctgctgggatcccagctggggtcaatcggCAGTAGCTCCACTGGAATAAACTCAGAAacacctatttacaccagctgtggatctgtccTGTATGTCTTGGGCCTGACAATAACATTAAAGAAAAGTATTTCTCAAGATTAATTCCTTGTGGGacaatatttttccatttagaaataaACGTTAAATGCTGCAACAGAGTCAGccgtatcatagaatctcagggttggaagggacctcaggaggtatctagtccaaccctctgctcaaagcaggaccaaccccaactaaatcatcccagccagggctttgtcaagcctgaccttaaaaacctctaaggaaggagattccaccccctccctagggaacccattccagtgcttcaccaccctcctagtgaaatagtgtttccgaatatccaacctaaacctcccccactgcaacttgagaccattgctgcttgttctgtcatctgccaccactgagaacagtctagacaaaaaattcccgccttgtgcaaaagatacataagggggtggagcagaacaaagggggcttctgtcatgagaaatcccctatttgctccttgttctgtcattggataccactgagaacagtctagatctatcctctttagaactccctttcaggtagttgaaggcagctatcaaatcccccctcactcttctcttctgcagactaaacaatcccagttccctcagcctctcctcataatcaTAGAAAGTAATAGAAAACAAAATTCTAAAGAAAACATTTCTGTGTAAAGCAGATAAAATCAGTCTGGAGCATGTTTGGTTTTTTAGAAGGAATACGGTGATTGCAAGAGATACGTGTTGCAAAAAATAAATAGACCTCAGTatgtgaaaataaaatatattgagcAAAAATTCCTTTATGTAAAGTAATGTTATTCCTCATGAAAAAATATCACAGAGAGGGTAAGGAGCATGACCCAAGATGCGACAATGAACTGaggactgaacccaggagtcttggctcccagccccccgtcgctccttgctctaaccactagaccccactcccctcccagcaggggccagaggaatgcacatacacacacccccatccggccctcatccccagcctctcgCTGCAGCCATCTCAGAAGCGTAGGCCACAAAACTTTCCACCAGCCCCCCAGAGGTGACATTTCCGGAGGATGCTgaggctgagctgagctgggctgcGGAGCTGGCCAGAGAGCTGGGACCATGGAGCTGCTGCCAGTCCTGAGCCCCGTCCTCTGCATTGTCCTCCTCATCCCCACCCGGGGAGCAGGTATGTCGGCAAATCCTGGCTAATTTAATCTgtccacctgccccacccctagaTCCATCTGAGTCTGTCCATCCACCTACCCCATCCCTAGATCCATCTCTGTCTGTCCTTCTGTCCATCTCTAGATCCATCTCTGTCTGTCCTTCTGTCCACCTACCCCATCCCTAGATCCGTGTCTGTCCTTCtgtccagctgccccacccctagATCCATCTCTGTCTGCCCAACCACCTACCCCATCCCTAGATCCATCTCTGTCTGTCCTTCTGTCCATCTCTAGATCCATCTCTGTCTGTCCTTCTGTCCATCTGCCCCATCCCTAGATCTAgatcactgctgctgcacattgagtggatgtttgcagagaactgtccacaatgactccaaggtctctcctgagtggtagcagctaatttagaccccaccattttgtatgtatagttgggattctgttttccaatgtgcatcactttgcatttaccaCCAGTGAGtttcatcagccattttgttgcccagtcacccagtttagtgaggtCGCTTTGCAACTCTGCACAATCTGCCTTGGACGTAACTGTCCTGAGGGATTTTACATCTAGCATCTCTGTGAACATCTGCCGTTCACATCGCAGTGCTGATGTGGGGTCTCTGCTGGAGGTGGACGTGAAAGCCCTGTCCAGTGTGTGATCGACAGTGTTGTGAGCAATAGGAAGGTGGGCCGGacgcacaattctttccccttagCTTCTTATCTCCGTGCTGCTAAGGTTTCTGGTGGCTGAGGTGTGGTTCGGTATCACTCGTTGTAGTTTTCCTTTGCTGCTATAACGTTTATTGCCCTGGTTCACGAAGGTCTCACAGTCCttcagagccctgctgccctccGAGTGTCCCCCGGCGAGACCGCGACACTCAGCTGCTCCTTCGAGAACAAACAGGGCAGCATAGCCAAAGCGACCTGGACCAGAGCACCCGAAGTTGTGCTGGATTCTGCCCATCCCTTCTACAGCGGGCGGCTCAGCGTGTCCCACCTGGATCTGCTCCAGAAAGGAGAGGCCACGCTGACCCTGTCGGAGCTGGAGCTGCGGGACTCTGGTCTCTATCAGTGTCACATCAGCATCCACCTGGGAGAGAGCGGGACGGGAGCAGGCACCGAGCTGCAGGTGATGGGGAGAAACCAGAGTGACACAGGTGAGGTGGGGAATGGGGGCACGGGGCTTCCCCcgctccggccccagggcaggggactggctggctccaggggctgAGAATCCCCTAACGCTCCTCTCCATCGCCCAGATAAAGGACCAGCCCCCTCAGAGAGCTGCGCCCGGGAGCTCCTGTACCAGGTCACCATCGCCCTGGGGCTCCTTCTCATCCTTGGCCTGGCGGCCACCCTCCTCCTGAAGAGACACCGAGGTACCAAACCGGAGCCTTCCCCCCGCTAACCTCCTGGGCCCCACGGGCCAGGGCCTCTGCTACTGAACACCCCCGAGCGGCCGTCTCTCCTCTGTGGTCCATGCTGGGCTGTCTGTCCATatatccatccccccccccatccttccttctccctccttcttccccCATCCCTACATCTCTGCAGCTTCCCTCTTCACCCCAGACTCTCTCTCACACTCCTCCGTTTTAACGTTCCTTCCTTCTCCCTTCTTCCGCAGCGCCGCCCCACTCGCAGCCCCGCCAGCGGCAGCCAAAGGTGAGACAATGCAGGCTGGGCCCTGTTCCAGCCAGTGCTTGGGTCTGGTCTCCGGGTGCCAATAAGGACTGGTACAATAcagggtggggagagaacccaggagtcctggctcacagcctcccAACCCCTCCAATCTGGGGTAACACTGTGGGATTTGCTCCCTGGGAGCTGCTTAAATTGGCCAGAATTAAGAGGCCAGATGTGGGGTGACGGCTcctcactgtgtgtctgtccaacacagggccagggcagccaggCGGCCACAGACAGCGAGAACCTGCACTACGCAGAGATTAAAATCCAGACCCCAGGACGCAGGGACCACACGTCCAAGCACTGCCAGCGGCGCTGAGTCCCTCACACCCAGAGCCACGCAGCCACGGGGGAATTCCCCACAGGAGGAGACCCTCACAGGGTTTGAGGGACAGCAGAAGAAAATGATGGGCGTGAAGGTCCCTGTGAACCCCAACAAAACCCAACTACCCCTCTGTACGGCAGGGAATAATCTACTAGGGCATGGTCCTACCCTCAGGAAATGCCTTCTCCGAGGCCTCCTGAAGTATAACTATATAACCCCCCCTGTGCGTTATTTCCCTGGCCTCTCTGGAGTGATTGAAACGCCTCCCTATGGAGCATGACCAGGTGGGGGTAATTAACCCAGCATCTGGTCCCTCTTCCTAACTGAGCTGAAAGAGAAACACTAGCCCACCTCAGCATCGTGTGGGCAGTGGAGTCAGTCTGAGTGTCCAGCATGACAGCTCCAGCCGGCTGGAATTGCTCaaagaaagtgattttttttggtctaaaaattaaataatttctttGTGTGAAAAATTGTCTCTTTCTGACTTTTTACAAAAATGTGTTTGGGTAAAAACTTGTGCTATTTTCCATCACTTCCCTCTTCTCTCAGTCTCCTTTTCAAGGGGAAAAGACAGAAAAAGGCACGGCATAAAAATCATTGGGGCAAATCAACCAACAATGTAGAGAAGTAATTGAAACACCCGGGGAAATTGGTCTCtgattttttccctgtgggtatTTACCATTTTTGTGGGATTTCtgtccctcctcctttccccccacccccacttttctcccctccccacctatcAACTCCCCACCGTCcctggcctggggaaggggacTCACCCCCTTTCTGATACCGCCCCAAACACAGCCCGGAACCTTCCAACGTGGATCCTGTTTCCAACCGGGATCTCATTAAAGAGCATGGTAGAGGGGTTGATGCCACTTCCGGTTTACTTCTGCCCTCACTGAGATCCACTTCCGCTGTCTGCCCCTCCGTTTGGAGCGTTAATCTCAGTTTCACCCACCGCCCTTTAAATCCTGCGGGACCCACCACACCCCAGAACCCTCCCCCTCGTGTTTCCCACCCGGATCATCGAGAGCGTCACACCCAACTGTGGGCAAGTCATCTAGGGCTACAGTCCTGATGCCACATCGGGTCCACTTCTGCTCTGCCTTGGGTCCACTTCCTGTACggtcttctctccccctcccgcaCCACCTGCTGCCCTTGGAGCGATTTAACCCCTGCAGAACCAAACACACCCCGCAACTTTCCCTTTCGGCTGCCTGTTTCCCACCCGGACCCTGCAGAGCGATGCACCAAGACTGTGGGCAAACATGACTTACCaagcaaagcaaaataaaacacgcaagtctaggCCTAATACAGCAGAAAAATAAATGCAGGCAAATCTCACCCGCAGAGATgatccaataagcttctttgacagaccaGCCTCCTCCTAGCCTGGGCCCGTCCCTTCCCCTGGGACAGGCCTTGTTCCACCACAgctggtaactaggggatttctcatgactgacgccccctttgttctgctccacccccttatggatcttttgcacaaggcgggaattttttgtctaggctgttctcagtggtggcagatggcagaacaaggagcaatgaatggtctcaagttgcagtgggggaggtttaggttggatattcggaaacactatttcactaggagggtggtgaagcactggaatgggttccctagggagggggtggaatctccttccttagaggtttttaaggcccggcttgacaaagccctggctgggatgatttagttggggttggtcctgctttgagcagggggttggactagatacctcctgaggtcccttctatgaTCCTCTGattcagactatcctagtgagagaaggcccatacacaggcagacggtgattttgattctttgtttttatacccctgtaactagctaagtgataaaaatacacctaagttcttaaaatcTAGGCCTTTACAGGCAGCCTGAATAGCTCTATTCTAACACAGCTCAGCTCAGCCTCTGCAACCTCCGGAAGCATCAGCCTCCAAGGGTCCATGGGAGCGtttgtggtcagcacctctgagaTGGGCCGGATAAGGGGGGAGGAGAGttgggtgtgtgtttgtggtaTTAAACGTGACAGGGTTTGTTTAcgtacataaaaacataagaacggccgtactgagtcagagcaaaggtccatccagcccagtatctgtctactgacagtggccaatgccaggtgccccagagggagtgaacctaacaggcaatgatcaagtgatctctctcctgccatccatcacccccctctgacaaacagaggctagggacaccattccttacccatcctggctaatagccatttatggacttagccaccatgaatttatccagttctcttttaaatgctgttatagtccagccttaacaacctcctcaggcaaggagttccacaagttgactgtgcgctgtgtgaagaagaacttccttgtatttgttttaaacctgctgcctattaatttcatttggtgacccctagttcttgtattatgggaataagtaaataacttttccttattcacgttctccacatcactcatgattttatagacctctatcatatccccccttagtctcctcttttccaagctgaagagtcctggcctctttaatctttcctcgtatgggaccctctccaaaccgctaatcattttagttgcccttctctgaaccttttctagtgctagaatatcttttttgaggtgaggagaccacatctgtacacagtattcgagatgtgggcgtaccatggatttatataagggcaataagatattctcagtctcaTTCTCTATCCCCTTACGAGTCTGTGACCATGAtcgccccctgctgggatggaTCAGCTCTGATCCTCCCTGTGTCTTGGACCCCAGGCCGCCCACAGCTGCGGGGAATTCCCCTCTACTCAGAGATGAGGTGGCCTGTGAATTGGGAGAAGGGGGAACAgggtccccccacctccccatagcTCCCCATCAGCCCTGGGATGTAGCAGAGGGACAGCTGGCCTGTCTGTATGGTAGGCGGGTTTGGCACCATGTGTTTTATTGTGGGGGAGGTGGATGGAAGagggtggaacagggcaggatGGATGGATCAATCCGTCCTCAGCGCCTTCAGTCTGCTGTCAGCAATTAATTCTGTCCATCTGTCTGCGGAGAAggccctgtctccatccgtccacCCATTgctctgtccatccatccgtcATTGTCCATCTGTCTGTGGTAGGACCCTGTCTCCATCCATGGTTCCATCCATACACCCACCACTCCATCCATCTGTTTGGGGTGGAGCCCTCTGTCCGTCCATCCGTCTGTAACACACTCTCTATTTGTATACAGCTCTGTCCCCCAACCCCCAGTAATATGCTCTCTCTCTTCATCCTGCACAGCACATTTTCCCTTTGCATCCTCGTCACCTCCAGCTCCCCCCGAGCACCGATCTCCGCCCTGACCGTGGAAACTCCCCGATGATCCTGTCACCGACATAtagctcccagctgcccctgggATACCTGAGCTCCTCCAGTGGTCCCTGGAGCCAGCAGCTCCCTCTGGGATCCACTGGGGGATCATTTTGGGGCAGTGAGAGGGGTCTGGGACCGACGGAGCCAGAAAGACATCGTCAACACCAGGGCTCCCGAGCCCTATAGCCAGTGGCTGCATCAGCGAGGCCGAGGGCCCTGGAGATGCAGAAATGAACCCGTCCTGCTGCTGAATGCAACACCCCTGGTCAGTTTTGCTTTCACACTCACCTGTGCACAGGCCCAGTGACCTCCTGGTATCTGAGCAGGCGCCTCCCCCTCACCAGCCACAAGAGTTTCCATTGTGCATCCGGGCTGCTCACTCCGGAGCAGCCGTTACTTGCCGTCCCTGGGTCTCGTCTGCTCAACAGTCCCGGTCTGTGACTCCTGGGGTGGCTCCCAGCCTGCGGAGAGCATGGGGCGACCGCTGGCCCCTACCATCATCTGCTTCATCGTCTTCCTCATCCCCTCCATAGCAGCTGGTGAGACAAGCTCAGAGTTATGGGGGGAATAGAgatacaacccaggagtcctggactccctccccctgccctaacccactaaccccccactcccctcccataaGGGTATGGAGAGATGGTCTCAGAATACATAGACAGCTGAGGATGCTAGCTGGATGGATGGAAAGGGAGCGagatggaggggggtgtttggggatggatggataaggagaaagggagggggtggatggggatgcatGGATAACTAGAGAGATGGAGGGAGTGTTAGAGAGGGAGGTgtatgaggatggatggatggatagataggggAATACTGCAGGGGATGGACAGGTTTATTCTAGAGGACTGTCTGGCTTATCATCGTTAAGGTTTAGACCAGCTTCCTCTTTAAAGCTTGACTCTCCTAAGTGCTCTAAAGTCCGCACGGTTCCTTGCGTTGCCTTGAAATGGGGTGTGCttcccggggctgcaggctggggctcGTGGGTAGTGGGGTGTGGAGGGGAACGGGTGGTGCAGGTTAGCGGCAGATGCATGGATAGACGGACAGAACTCAgcatggaaggagggaaggacaaatAACTGAGGACAGTGGGATGGACAAAGCtgagggtggatggatggagctgAAGACAGCTGGACGGAGCTGagggtggatggatggaaggagagatGGATAGAGGGAGCTGAAGACAGCCAGACGGTGGATGGATGGCAAGGTGGAgctgaggacagacagacaggcagatggatggacagacaggtgTACGGACGGAGATAAGGTCAGATAGGTGGATGGATGAGAAAGCTGAGGATGAATGGATGGTTGGACGGACAGGGCTGAgaatgggtgggtgagtggaTGGACAGAGGAACAGATGGATCTGAGGATGGCTGGGTGGGGCAGGCGATAAACAAGTGGATGGATGGACAGCTGGACAGAGCTgaggacggatggatggacagagcTGAGGACAGATGGGTCTCGGGCTGGGTAGAGCAATCGAGCGATAGATGATAAACCCACAGACTCTGCTGCGGAAAGGCCAGGGGGACGGACAGATGGATGCAGCCAGCGCCCCATGACAGCAGCGAAGTCCCTGACATGTGGCTCATTCTCCATGCAGGTCTCGGGGttcagcagctgctccccacGGCGAGCGTCCCAGCCGGGGGCAGCGTCACCCTGAGCTGCACCTTCCACAGCCGCAACCAGACCGGGACAAAAGTCACTTGGGCCAGGGGCTACCCGGAGGCCGTCATGCTGGATCCCGCCCACCCCTTCTACCAGGGGCGGCTGGCCCAGAGCCAGCGGGACCAGCACGGCCGGGCGGAGGCCACAGTGACCCTGTCAAAGCTGATGGAGAGGGACTCAGATCTCTACCACTGCTACATCACCCACCTGCAGAGCGAGCAGGGGAAGGGCACCGGGACCACCCTGACTGTGATGTACAGAGGTGACTTGGGGGCCATGGAACTCGGGGTCTTTCCCTCTAGGGGGCATCGGCTCTGATCCGGCCCCAAGGCGGgggattggctggctcagggagcGGGGAttgggacatggggctggctgcaatCTGGAGTAGAGAACAGGAATATCTGAGCGATGCTCATGCTGTGGGGGGTCGTCAGGTTTAAATTAAACAATCTCCCGGCCGATTCGAGGCGCCTTTTCTGCTGAGTTGTcgctggctgcagctctggcctgTCTCACATCCTGTCAGCGCCCCGGGGTGAGAGAGGGGGTCAGAAACCCAGACCCCCACTTCTCCCGAGAGCCACAGTGCGCCCAGAGAcgcctctctctcttctctcgcTATTGGCCCAGGTTGGCTCGGAGCCCTTTGGCCTGCTGCAGGTGAGGTTATGATCCAGCCCCGGTGACTCACTGCGGGAAGATCAGACTCATGCCGGCACCTGCGAAGGCCTTTGCAATAGGCGCCGGTGGAGACGGGGGAGTTTTCTTGCAGTGTTTGTTGGAGAGGAAGATGGTTGCTTAATGCAGGAGTGAGTGAGGGGCACACACAACCCCAAAGCCAGAGACACAGAGAGGCACACACAGGTCCAGAAATAAGACACCCACAGCCCCATAGACATGCAGCCACAGACCCAGAGAGAGACCAGAATGGCCCCGTGACCCAAATGGCCCCACCACGCTCTCTGCTGCACCAGTCACTTGGGATTCCCTCCCGCTAGTCCCACGTATGAATGGAGGTTGCCGGCCATTAGCCCAGACCCCAGGAGGGCAGCTGGCCACTAACACGCTGCACCAACCTAACCAGACTTGCCTCTGTGGCCTCCATTTGGGAGCAACTCCACAGACTTAACTGGGGTCACTCcagagtcactgagatcagaatccggaCTGACACCATTGGGgtcaaaaaaacaacaaggagtccggtggcaccttaaggactaacagatttatatgagcataagcttttctgggtaaaaaacccacttcttcagatgcactggactgctcattgtttttgtggctacagactaacacggctactccccGATACTTGACTCCATTGGGGTCAGTGGGCTCACTCTGGATTCACACCGGAGATCAGTATACGGCCCGGATTCCCTTGGCATCAGTGGGGTCACTCTGGAGTCACACTGGAGTAATGGAGACCAGAATCCAGACTGGATTCCATTCACtgcaatggagttattccagattcaCTTTGGGAactctgagatcagaatccagtgCTACAACAAAATACACCAGAAATGGCTTCCTATGGCTCTTCCCAGGATTCTTGCCACTGGAAACATTAAcctccttccttttctttagaGGACAGAAAGGAATCGAAGCAGGACACCAGCACAGAACTCACCATCTACAGAGCCACGATTGCTCTGGCAGGCGTCAGCATCATCATCTTAGTTACCGCCCTCCTGCTGCGCAGACGCACAGGTATTTACTCCTCCTTCCGTGCTCACTCCACCTGCCCATTCTTCCGGTGTTCAAAATGTACTTCTCTTCCGTCCTACCGGTGCAAGGGGGAACGGGAGCCTCTGATCTACattctccagtcctctgttcAGTTCCTACACCTCCAGTCATCTCTTCCAACAATAACCCAGGCCTCCTTCTTTCCtccccagcagcctccccagGCACCCAACAGCAGCAGCCGGCAAAGGTGAGACCATTCCAATTGGAGCCTGAGTTTAACTGGGTGGTGGTGTCAGTTTCAAGACAGTGCTGACGCGTGGTCCGTGTGACTCTGGTAGAAACCTGACCAGTGGAACACGGGAGAGGGTTAGGGGTGCGTTAGCCCTTAAATATTACAGTAACGGAAGCTGCAAAAGTACCAGATTATCtatcatctagaccagtggttttcagcaCTGAGGGCTTCAGTGGGTGCATtgattcatctagatatttgcacaggtttacaacaggctacatgaaaag
The sequence above is a segment of the Mauremys mutica isolate MM-2020 ecotype Southern chromosome 12, ASM2049712v1, whole genome shotgun sequence genome. Coding sequences within it:
- the LOC123345823 gene encoding uncharacterized protein LOC123345823: MELLPVLSPVLCIVLLIPTRGAGGRESPVQCVIDSVVSNRKFSFAAITFIALVHEGLTVLQSPAALRVSPGETATLSCSFENKQGSIAKATWTRAPEVVLDSAHPFYSGRLSVSHLDLLQKGEATLTLSELELRDSGLYQCHISIHLGESGTGAGTELQVMGRNQSDTDKGPAPSESCARELLYQVTIALGLLLILGLAATLLLKRHRGTKPEPSPR